Proteins encoded within one genomic window of Haladaptatus sp. QDMS2:
- a CDS encoding GMP synthase subunit A — protein sequence MTRIVVINNHGQFTHLEHRALRDLGIDTDLIDNDTPPEDIDADGIVLSGGPSMDDIGRCEEYLEMDVPVLGICLGMQIMAEKLGGRVGGGEYGGYADVTVEILDENDPLLGSLAPETRVWASHADEVKELPEGFTHTGTSDVCGIESMSNVDRDLYGVQWHPEVAHTDEGEEVFENFRAICE from the coding sequence ATGACCCGCATCGTCGTGATTAACAATCACGGGCAGTTCACCCACTTAGAACACCGGGCGCTGCGCGACCTCGGCATCGACACGGACCTTATCGACAACGACACGCCGCCCGAAGACATCGACGCGGACGGCATCGTCCTCTCGGGCGGCCCCAGCATGGACGACATCGGGCGCTGTGAAGAGTATCTCGAGATGGACGTGCCGGTGCTCGGCATCTGTCTCGGCATGCAGATTATGGCCGAAAAACTCGGCGGGCGCGTCGGCGGCGGCGAGTACGGCGGCTATGCCGACGTGACGGTCGAGATTCTCGACGAAAACGACCCGCTCCTCGGGTCGCTCGCACCCGAAACACGCGTCTGGGCCAGCCACGCAGACGAGGTCAAAGAACTCCCCGAGGGCTTCACCCACACCGGCACGAGCGACGTCTGTGGCATCGAATCCATGAGCAACGTAGACCGTGACCTCTACGGCGTCCAGTGGCACCCAGAAGTCGCCCACACCGACGAGGGCGAGGAAGTGTTCGAGAACTTCCGCGCCATCTGCGAGTAA
- a CDS encoding VOC family protein, with protein sequence MNHPTLVGHVHLKVRDLSRAHNFYTEVLALGETERHQNYVFLSWGERHHDVALQEIGPHAAGPGDGVGMFHAAFEVESVEVMQDIYRKLVVREVDVAALDHGISKALYFDDPDGNGLEVYLDTRAANDQRTWDGYNGRFDPLAL encoded by the coding sequence ATGAACCACCCAACCCTCGTCGGCCACGTCCACCTCAAGGTGCGGGACCTCTCGCGTGCCCACAATTTCTACACGGAGGTGCTCGCCCTCGGGGAGACCGAGCGCCACCAGAACTACGTCTTCCTCTCGTGGGGCGAGCGCCACCACGACGTCGCTCTTCAGGAGATTGGGCCGCACGCGGCGGGACCGGGCGACGGGGTGGGGATGTTCCACGCCGCGTTCGAAGTCGAGTCGGTCGAAGTGATGCAGGACATCTACCGGAAACTCGTCGTCCGCGAGGTGGACGTGGCGGCGCTCGATCACGGCATCAGTAAAGCGCTCTACTTCGACGACCCGGACGGCAACGGCCTCGAAGTGTACCTCGACACGCGCGCCGCGAACGACCAGCGGACGTGGGACGGGTACAACGGCCGGTTCGACCCGCTCGCACTCTGA
- a CDS encoding DUF192 domain-containing protein produces the protein MRLVHDSAEGRHVLATQVETADNVLQQGVGLMFRRSISDDYGLAFRFSKARRRDIHMLFVFFPIDVIWARDSEVVKVETLRPWLGYGAATADLIVELPEGAASDVAIGDRLALVD, from the coding sequence GTGCGACTCGTTCACGATTCAGCCGAGGGCCGGCACGTGCTCGCCACGCAGGTGGAGACGGCCGACAACGTCCTCCAGCAGGGCGTTGGCCTCATGTTCCGCCGGTCGATTTCCGACGACTACGGACTCGCCTTCCGGTTTTCGAAGGCGCGACGGCGCGACATCCACATGCTGTTCGTGTTCTTCCCAATCGACGTCATCTGGGCGCGAGACAGCGAGGTGGTGAAGGTCGAAACCCTGCGCCCGTGGCTCGGCTACGGAGCGGCGACGGCCGACCTCATCGTCGAGTTGCCCGAGGGTGCGGCGAGCGACGTGGCTATCGGCGACCGTCTCGCCCTTGTCGATTGA